Proteins from a genomic interval of Rhodothermus marinus:
- a CDS encoding T9SS type A sorting domain-containing protein has translation MSETMRYVWGLLSIGLLLALGLTQFLKADEEVVVTLPIEVIGPDGYTVAVEVYVSDTTGVDSLYLKAHNLGYNYTPALEDTGGYDKKASFRINGGPWIPIDNAHFKAFYPEAVMYREPLTGPIGGPYKTLRGMISIRETGKLKPGRNVIEFRFNGTEGVTSGYRVLELDLRRGGRNGTSVLEGTRFVWDDPATWGPPEGYDTPEAVAEGKALWLERRILTANPLNPTPIVAACADCHAESGRDLKYFNFSNHAIIERAKFHGLSEDEGKKIAAYIRSIDLGLPPGETVSTCGGRPWNPPYQPGPGLSKRPVECWAAGAGVDWALAEDRDVLAFLAPDAATEAALNALQGVPPSPEHFPARADLSVENLVRRFDLKKSLPLSDIPVAYQMPDIFDWWPDIYPGDYFGDEAFHSSQAYQNWKQAYEELEQPGKVDALIEEAKRDVNSWMSRGLPTYFRFEMNTKDMPQDLRPYLPESWQQNTGEGEIAKLSVRQWILIKLWELLHEHKLEDTTVEVYGNNARSGEIDLTGWDRNWPVRGMWVYDMATHKQGSKFADIGPYPTKPQDFYFSMAWYQMAQILNSGVRTSGGTTNVDWNYVFGLINDVQREYRVRFGAEYLKSVVTMMQTRTSWYVENNAPEWMVPGFGKQNRPGFKDLKEFMPLNWFYLGHKQRTEEFTPEEMRNITEALLRVWIEEAERYDERHFEYIRMLDAKDWRKDNLLPQDTTYDVRYERCNSAVPLDPNWYKDEAMLQFLYQAQCYGVDEAVLDRVARYMERMSPGGNWERFFLSTDTTHQTLTLEAGWNLVSLHVQPASDRLDDLLTPIRDRLVLVKDGDGRVYSPELGVDQIGRWDWRRAYMIFVAEPTTWTVEGRAIPATASIGLEAGWNLIPYWPTTSMPVSEALASLGSSLVLVKDLEGRLYFPEYDIYTLQTLEPGRGYKVYVSRAATLTYPASGSGKRSPAAASVEDGVAVMSSVLILEGLPEGGWVQVRTASGEVVGEGVVRAGRVAVVVRGDEPLTEVREGAEVGEALTLWWVDEDEARRLEVRRVMDVLGGRELSAALQFTPDQVWVVEAEGLPLEFAVQAPYPNPVVERATISYQLPEAAEVRLEVFDVLGRRVATLVDERQEAGIHRVVIDARDLAGGTYFYRLQAGPHRAAGQMVVIR, from the coding sequence ATGTCGGAGACGATGCGTTACGTCTGGGGACTGTTGTCGATCGGTTTATTGCTCGCGCTGGGGCTGACGCAATTCCTGAAGGCTGACGAAGAAGTCGTCGTCACGCTTCCCATCGAGGTCATCGGACCCGACGGCTATACGGTGGCCGTCGAAGTGTACGTGTCCGACACGACCGGCGTCGATTCGCTCTACCTGAAAGCCCACAACCTGGGCTACAACTACACGCCCGCGCTTGAAGACACCGGCGGTTACGATAAGAAGGCGTCGTTCCGCATCAACGGCGGGCCGTGGATTCCCATCGACAATGCGCACTTCAAGGCCTTCTATCCGGAGGCGGTCATGTACCGGGAGCCGCTCACCGGGCCTATCGGCGGGCCCTACAAGACGTTGCGGGGGATGATTTCCATTCGGGAGACGGGTAAACTGAAGCCCGGACGCAACGTGATCGAGTTTCGCTTCAACGGGACCGAGGGGGTGACCTCGGGCTATCGCGTGCTGGAGCTGGACCTGCGGCGAGGCGGACGAAACGGCACGAGCGTGCTTGAGGGAACGCGCTTCGTATGGGATGATCCTGCAACATGGGGGCCGCCCGAGGGGTACGACACGCCGGAAGCCGTCGCCGAGGGCAAGGCGCTCTGGCTGGAGCGACGCATTCTGACGGCCAACCCGCTCAACCCCACGCCCATCGTGGCCGCCTGCGCCGATTGCCATGCCGAAAGCGGTCGCGACCTGAAGTACTTCAATTTCTCGAACCACGCCATCATCGAGCGCGCGAAGTTCCACGGGCTCTCGGAGGATGAGGGCAAGAAGATCGCCGCCTACATCCGCTCGATCGATCTTGGACTTCCGCCCGGCGAGACGGTGTCCACCTGTGGCGGCAGGCCGTGGAATCCGCCCTACCAGCCGGGGCCGGGGCTCTCGAAGCGTCCCGTGGAGTGCTGGGCGGCCGGCGCGGGCGTCGACTGGGCGCTTGCGGAGGACCGCGACGTGCTGGCCTTCCTGGCGCCTGATGCGGCCACCGAAGCAGCTTTGAACGCGCTTCAGGGTGTGCCGCCTTCCCCCGAACACTTCCCGGCACGTGCGGATCTGTCGGTGGAGAATCTGGTGCGGCGCTTCGATCTGAAGAAGTCTTTGCCGCTCAGCGACATCCCGGTGGCCTACCAGATGCCCGACATTTTCGATTGGTGGCCGGACATCTATCCGGGGGATTACTTCGGAGATGAGGCCTTCCACAGCTCACAGGCCTATCAGAACTGGAAACAGGCCTACGAGGAGTTAGAACAACCCGGAAAGGTAGATGCGCTCATCGAAGAGGCAAAACGCGACGTCAATAGCTGGATGAGCCGGGGGCTTCCGACGTACTTCCGCTTCGAGATGAACACGAAGGACATGCCGCAGGACCTCAGGCCGTATTTGCCTGAATCCTGGCAGCAGAACACGGGCGAGGGAGAGATCGCTAAGCTCTCGGTGCGGCAGTGGATCCTGATCAAGCTCTGGGAGCTGCTTCACGAGCACAAGTTAGAAGATACGACCGTCGAGGTCTACGGAAATAATGCCCGCTCGGGTGAGATCGACCTGACAGGCTGGGACCGCAACTGGCCCGTGCGCGGCATGTGGGTCTACGACATGGCCACGCACAAGCAGGGAAGCAAGTTCGCAGACATCGGGCCCTACCCGACAAAGCCGCAGGATTTCTACTTCTCGATGGCCTGGTACCAGATGGCTCAGATCCTCAACAGCGGCGTGCGCACCTCAGGCGGCACGACGAACGTCGACTGGAACTACGTCTTCGGGCTCATTAACGACGTGCAACGTGAGTACCGGGTTCGTTTCGGCGCCGAATATCTCAAGAGTGTCGTTACGATGATGCAGACGCGCACGTCGTGGTACGTCGAAAACAATGCACCCGAGTGGATGGTGCCGGGTTTCGGCAAGCAGAACCGCCCGGGCTTTAAGGACCTCAAAGAGTTCATGCCGCTCAACTGGTTCTATCTCGGGCATAAGCAGCGCACCGAGGAGTTCACGCCCGAGGAGATGCGAAACATCACCGAGGCGCTGCTCCGGGTATGGATCGAAGAGGCCGAGCGCTACGACGAGCGGCACTTTGAATACATCCGAATGCTTGATGCAAAAGACTGGAGGAAAGACAATCTACTACCTCAGGACACGACCTACGACGTGCGCTACGAGCGCTGCAACAGTGCCGTACCGCTCGATCCGAACTGGTACAAGGACGAGGCCATGCTGCAGTTCCTGTATCAGGCCCAGTGCTACGGGGTAGACGAGGCCGTGCTCGATCGTGTCGCACGTTATATGGAGCGCATGAGCCCCGGAGGGAACTGGGAACGGTTTTTCCTGAGCACGGACACCACGCACCAGACGCTGACGCTGGAAGCCGGTTGGAATCTGGTTTCGCTGCACGTGCAGCCCGCAAGCGACCGCCTCGACGACCTGCTGACACCGATTCGCGATCGCCTGGTGCTGGTCAAGGACGGAGACGGCCGCGTCTACAGTCCCGAGCTGGGCGTCGACCAGATCGGCCGCTGGGACTGGCGTCGCGCCTACATGATCTTTGTGGCCGAGCCGACGACCTGGACGGTCGAAGGTCGTGCGATTCCGGCGACGGCGAGCATTGGCCTGGAGGCGGGCTGGAACCTGATTCCCTACTGGCCGACGACGTCGATGCCGGTGTCGGAGGCGCTGGCCTCGCTGGGTTCGTCGCTGGTGCTGGTGAAGGACCTGGAAGGGCGGCTCTACTTCCCGGAATACGACATCTACACGTTGCAGACGCTGGAGCCGGGCCGGGGCTATAAGGTGTACGTGAGTCGTGCGGCGACGCTGACGTATCCGGCTTCGGGAAGCGGCAAGCGGAGTCCGGCGGCGGCCTCTGTGGAGGATGGCGTGGCAGTGATGAGCAGCGTGCTGATTCTGGAGGGATTGCCGGAAGGCGGCTGGGTGCAGGTGCGGACGGCGAGCGGCGAAGTGGTCGGGGAAGGCGTGGTGCGAGCGGGCAGGGTGGCCGTGGTGGTCCGGGGGGATGAGCCGCTGACGGAAGTGCGCGAGGGTGCCGAGGTCGGAGAGGCGCTGACGTTGTGGTGGGTGGACGAGGACGAGGCGCGGCGGCTCGAAGTGCGGCGGGTGATGGATGTGCTTGGAGGAAGGGAGCTTTCGGCCGCCCTGCAATTTACGCCGGACCAGGTGTGGGTGGTCGAGGCGGAAGGCTTGCCGCTGGAGTTTGCCGTACAGGCGCCCTATCCGAATCCGGTTGTCGAACGCGCCACGATTTCCTATCAGTTACCGGAGGCGGCGGAGGTACGGCTGGAGGTGTTTGATGTGCTCGGTCGGCGGGTGGCGACCCTGGTGGACGAACGTCAGGAAGCCGGCATTCATCGCGTGGTCATCGACGCGCGTGATCTGGCCGGTGGTACCTATTTCTACCGGCTACAGGCCGGTCCCCATCGCGCCGCCGGGCAGATGGTGGTCATTCGATAG
- a CDS encoding glycosyltransferase family 4 protein encodes MTVRLNLRTLFLDHSAALGGAELYLLDLAPAFAPPGEVLLLEEGPFYEKLRAAGIPADVIAAPEAVRRVAREAGPFRALRAVPGLLRLAWRVARKARAFDLIYANSQKALVVGSLAAQMARRPLVWNLHDVLTTEHFSAMNIRLAVTLANRFARLVIANSEASKAAFLEAGGRVPVVVVHNGIDVERFAAVDSEQVVALRQKLGLRDGPVVGLFSRLAPWKGQHVLLEALAELPYVQAILVGEALFQDEQLYAEQLRKRAAQPDLEGRVHFLGFRDDVPELMQLVDVVVHTSVAPEPFGRVIVEGMLARRPVIATRGGGAVEIVRDGETGLLVQPGDVQALAAAIRHLLEHPDQARRLAEAAYRDARHRFSIEAMRKGVHQALAALQEA; translated from the coding sequence ATGACGGTACGCTTGAATCTGCGCACTCTTTTTCTGGATCACAGCGCGGCACTCGGCGGGGCCGAACTGTATCTGCTCGATCTGGCCCCGGCTTTTGCGCCGCCCGGCGAGGTGCTGCTGCTGGAAGAGGGGCCCTTTTATGAAAAGCTCCGGGCGGCAGGTATCCCGGCCGACGTGATCGCTGCACCCGAAGCGGTCCGGCGTGTGGCGCGGGAGGCCGGACCGTTCCGTGCGCTGCGGGCGGTGCCCGGATTGCTCCGGCTTGCCTGGCGCGTAGCCCGGAAGGCCCGGGCGTTCGATCTGATTTATGCCAATTCCCAGAAGGCGCTGGTGGTCGGGAGCCTGGCGGCGCAGATGGCCCGGCGGCCGCTCGTGTGGAACCTGCACGACGTGCTGACGACCGAGCACTTCAGCGCGATGAACATCCGACTGGCCGTGACGCTGGCCAATCGGTTTGCGCGTCTGGTGATTGCCAACTCGGAGGCTTCGAAAGCAGCTTTCCTTGAGGCTGGCGGGCGGGTGCCGGTCGTGGTAGTGCACAACGGGATCGACGTCGAGCGCTTTGCGGCCGTCGATTCGGAGCAGGTGGTCGCCCTGCGCCAGAAACTCGGTTTGCGCGACGGGCCGGTGGTCGGACTCTTCAGCCGGCTGGCACCCTGGAAAGGACAGCATGTGCTGCTGGAAGCATTGGCCGAGCTACCGTACGTTCAGGCGATTCTGGTGGGGGAGGCGCTGTTTCAGGACGAACAGCTCTACGCCGAGCAGCTCCGGAAACGCGCGGCGCAGCCCGACCTTGAAGGGCGTGTGCATTTTCTGGGATTTCGGGACGATGTGCCGGAGTTGATGCAACTGGTCGATGTGGTGGTGCATACGTCCGTCGCACCCGAACCGTTCGGCCGGGTGATCGTCGAGGGCATGCTGGCCCGTCGTCCCGTCATCGCCACGCGAGGCGGAGGGGCCGTGGAAATTGTGCGCGATGGGGAAACGGGCCTGCTGGTGCAGCCTGGCGATGTGCAGGCGCTTGCCGCCGCCATTCGGCACCTGCTCGAGCACCCGGATCAGGCCCGTCGACTGGCCGAAGCTGCCTACCGGGATGCCCGCCATCGGTTTTCCATAGAGGCCATGCGTAAAGGAGTCCACCAGGCACTGGCCGCCCTGCAGGAAGCTTGA
- a CDS encoding T9SS type A sorting domain-containing protein, translating into MQYCRRSLSALLWGALVLLGSWVLMTSSRKLQAGEEVVVKLPIEVIGPDSFVVAIEVFVSDTSGVDSMYLKAHNLGYKYVPELDGSPDYDKKASFRINGGAWIPIDNAHFKAFYPESKMYAPPLTGPIGGPYQTLRGMISIRETGKLRPGRNVIEFRFNGTEGISSGYRVLELDLRRGGRNGPSALQGTRFVWDDPATWGPPEGYDTPEAVAEGERLWESRRILLKNAREPVPIVAACADCHAENGFDLKYFNFSNHAIIERAKFHGLSEDEGKKIAAYIRSVDLKLPEGETVSSCGGRPWDPPYQPGPGLSKRPVECWAAGAGRKWVLSSDRQMLAFLAPSARFRAELDALQGTAEPGSLRPEADLSWENVQRYWRMDSTLVLADIPVAFELPDIFAWWPQIYPGDFFPADVWFSSKYYQNYEKVKELLETNGPEYYIEKQRQSRNSPAWDEGLAKLFADYNFRLNPKHNDHEDLSPPPEWGGRYPTHPVGRMMHIAVARWFLMKMWELQMEYKLEDHYADVYGDNVRGIPMEKADRALLLTGPWLMDQTMHRLSKNDLAFAAPYPTMARHHYEDLSWWHLATVLTPKLRTDNPSSGAIDWSYIFEQSRRALERYGRDHTIGHLYYVIAAMQAHTSWYADEGFTPGWGSTRRLGVRMMKTGSPLTWFMFYMPNGFRELDRDTLRMITENLLRSWLIEARRYDLKHWQSLYGDERVGGSKGIEPPETVFDVPQERCTEDGHPAANVEINDWKNRAFMQYLYNAQCVGVRPTLLDSVARFWEAISPGGNWERFFLNDEETPTRAEEAPDSGTFSLEPLYPNPAVHRVTIAYTLPRVLPVRLEVYDLLGRRVAVVVDAVQPAGTHRMPFELQSLASGRYVVRLQAGPHEASRSLIVQN; encoded by the coding sequence ATGCAGTACTGCCGTCGTTCGCTGTCTGCGCTCCTCTGGGGCGCGCTGGTGTTGCTTGGAAGCTGGGTGCTGATGACTTCCTCCCGAAAGCTCCAGGCTGGCGAAGAGGTGGTCGTGAAGCTTCCCATCGAAGTGATCGGTCCGGATAGCTTCGTGGTGGCCATCGAGGTCTTCGTGAGCGACACCAGCGGGGTCGACTCCATGTACCTTAAGGCTCACAACCTGGGCTATAAATACGTGCCCGAGTTGGATGGTAGTCCAGACTACGATAAAAAGGCAAGCTTCCGCATCAACGGTGGGGCATGGATTCCGATAGACAATGCGCATTTCAAGGCCTTCTACCCGGAATCGAAGATGTACGCCCCGCCGCTTACCGGCCCGATCGGTGGGCCGTATCAGACGCTGCGGGGCATGATCTCGATTCGCGAAACCGGAAAGCTCCGGCCCGGACGCAACGTGATCGAGTTTCGCTTCAACGGGACGGAGGGGATCTCTTCGGGCTACCGCGTGCTGGAGCTGGATCTGCGACGGGGCGGACGCAACGGCCCGAGCGCCCTTCAGGGAACGCGCTTCGTGTGGGATGATCCTGCAACATGGGGGCCGCCCGAGGGCTACGACACCCCGGAAGCCGTGGCCGAGGGCGAGCGGCTCTGGGAAAGCCGACGCATCCTGCTGAAGAACGCCCGCGAACCTGTTCCGATCGTGGCCGCCTGCGCCGACTGCCATGCCGAAAACGGCTTCGACCTGAAGTACTTCAACTTCTCCAACCACGCCATCATCGAACGGGCGAAGTTTCACGGGCTCTCGGAAGACGAAGGGAAGAAGATCGCCGCCTACATCCGCTCGGTCGATCTGAAGCTTCCCGAGGGCGAGACCGTCTCGAGCTGCGGGGGACGTCCCTGGGATCCACCCTACCAGCCCGGCCCCGGACTCTCGAAACGGCCCGTCGAGTGCTGGGCCGCGGGCGCCGGACGCAAATGGGTGCTCAGCTCGGACCGCCAGATGCTGGCCTTCCTGGCCCCGAGCGCGCGCTTTCGCGCCGAGCTGGACGCGCTCCAGGGCACGGCCGAGCCCGGATCGCTCCGTCCTGAGGCGGATCTGTCCTGGGAGAACGTGCAGCGCTACTGGCGCATGGACTCGACGCTCGTGCTTGCGGACATCCCCGTGGCCTTCGAGCTTCCGGACATCTTTGCGTGGTGGCCGCAGATCTATCCGGGCGACTTCTTCCCGGCGGACGTCTGGTTCAGCTCGAAGTACTACCAGAACTACGAGAAGGTTAAAGAACTACTTGAGACGAACGGCCCCGAATACTACATCGAGAAGCAGCGCCAGAGCCGCAACTCGCCAGCGTGGGACGAAGGCCTGGCGAAGCTCTTCGCCGACTACAATTTCCGCCTGAATCCCAAGCACAATGACCACGAAGACCTGAGTCCTCCGCCGGAGTGGGGCGGGCGCTACCCGACGCATCCGGTCGGCCGCATGATGCACATCGCCGTGGCCCGCTGGTTCCTCATGAAGATGTGGGAGCTCCAGATGGAATACAAGCTGGAGGACCACTACGCGGACGTCTACGGCGACAACGTGCGCGGCATCCCCATGGAGAAGGCCGATCGGGCGCTGCTGCTCACGGGGCCGTGGCTGATGGACCAGACGATGCACCGCCTTTCGAAGAACGACCTGGCCTTCGCCGCGCCCTATCCGACGATGGCGCGACATCATTACGAGGATCTTTCGTGGTGGCATCTGGCCACGGTGCTCACGCCGAAGCTCCGGACCGACAATCCCTCGAGCGGCGCGATCGACTGGTCCTACATCTTCGAGCAGAGCCGGCGGGCGCTGGAGCGCTACGGCCGCGACCACACGATTGGCCATCTCTACTACGTGATCGCCGCCATGCAGGCCCACACGTCGTGGTATGCTGACGAAGGCTTCACGCCGGGATGGGGATCGACGCGTCGGCTCGGCGTGCGCATGATGAAGACCGGCTCGCCGCTCACGTGGTTCATGTTCTACATGCCCAACGGCTTCCGGGAGCTGGATCGGGACACGCTCCGGATGATCACAGAGAACCTGCTCCGGAGCTGGCTGATCGAAGCGCGGCGCTATGACCTGAAGCACTGGCAGTCGCTCTATGGAGATGAGCGCGTAGGCGGATCGAAGGGCATCGAGCCGCCCGAAACCGTCTTCGACGTGCCGCAGGAGCGCTGCACCGAAGACGGTCATCCGGCGGCCAATGTCGAGATCAACGACTGGAAGAACCGGGCTTTTATGCAATACCTGTACAACGCGCAGTGCGTGGGCGTGCGTCCGACGCTGCTCGACAGCGTGGCGCGCTTCTGGGAAGCGATCTCTCCGGGAGGGAACTGGGAACGGTTCTTCCTGAATGATGAGGAAACGCCGACCCGGGCCGAGGAAGCGCCGGATTCCGGGACGTTCTCGCTGGAGCCGCTCTATCCCAATCCGGCCGTCCACAGGGTGACGATCGCGTACACGCTGCCCCGGGTGCTGCCCGTGCGGCTGGAGGTTTATGATCTGCTGGGACGCAGGGTGGCCGTGGTGGTCGATGCCGTGCAACCGGCCGGAACCCATCGGATGCCCTTCGAACTGCAATCGCTGGCCAGCGGACGCTATGTGGTTCGATTGCAGGCAGGGCCGCACGAGGCCAGCCGCTCGCTGATCGTGCAGAATTGA
- a CDS encoding glycosyltransferase family 4 protein: MQVLQVGSGWFAEAPGGLERVYEALCRYLPGAGVVCRGVVVGSEAVSQATEGHFVAAARPDAPLWQRWQGMRQAVRQLRRTTSFDLVAAHFALYTFPVLDLVRDLPLVVHFHGPWAWEGREEAKGGLQVAVKTWLERTVYRRGARCIVLSEAFGRELVQRYGVAPERVRVVPGGVEADRFALPHTRREAREVLGWPTDRPIVLSVRRLVRRMGLERLIEAMVEVRRQVPEVLLLIAGRGSLADALQAQIDALGLAQHVRLLGFVPDDQLPLAYRAADLTVVPTVALEGFGLITLESLAAGTPVLVTPVGGLPEAVRGLSEALVLEDATPEALAAGLTEVLTGRRPLPSDETCRAYVCAHYDWPVIARRVKAVYEEVL, encoded by the coding sequence ATGCAGGTCCTTCAAGTGGGTAGCGGGTGGTTTGCGGAGGCGCCGGGGGGACTGGAGCGGGTCTACGAGGCGCTGTGCCGGTACCTGCCGGGGGCCGGGGTTGTGTGCCGGGGCGTTGTGGTGGGATCTGAAGCGGTGTCGCAGGCCACCGAAGGGCATTTCGTGGCGGCGGCGCGTCCGGATGCGCCGCTCTGGCAGCGCTGGCAGGGCATGCGGCAGGCCGTGCGGCAACTCCGCCGGACGACATCGTTCGATCTGGTGGCCGCCCACTTTGCGCTCTACACGTTCCCGGTGCTGGATCTGGTGCGCGATCTCCCGCTGGTGGTGCATTTCCACGGACCCTGGGCATGGGAGGGCCGCGAGGAGGCAAAAGGCGGCCTGCAGGTGGCCGTCAAGACCTGGCTGGAACGCACGGTTTACCGACGGGGGGCGCGGTGCATCGTGCTGTCGGAGGCGTTCGGCCGGGAGCTGGTGCAGCGCTACGGGGTGGCGCCCGAGCGGGTGCGCGTCGTGCCCGGTGGGGTGGAAGCCGATCGCTTTGCGCTGCCGCACACGCGGCGTGAAGCCCGGGAAGTGCTGGGGTGGCCGACCGACCGGCCGATCGTGCTGAGCGTGCGGCGTCTGGTGCGGCGCATGGGACTGGAGCGACTTATTGAGGCCATGGTCGAGGTGCGGCGGCAGGTGCCGGAGGTGCTTTTGCTGATCGCCGGGCGCGGATCGCTGGCCGACGCGTTGCAGGCACAGATCGACGCGCTGGGGCTGGCGCAGCACGTGCGGCTGCTGGGTTTTGTGCCGGACGACCAGCTGCCACTGGCCTACCGGGCGGCCGACCTGACCGTCGTGCCGACGGTGGCGCTGGAAGGCTTCGGCCTGATCACGCTCGAGTCGCTGGCGGCCGGCACGCCCGTGCTGGTAACGCCGGTGGGAGGGCTGCCCGAAGCCGTACGGGGGCTCTCGGAAGCGCTGGTGCTGGAAGACGCAACCCCGGAGGCGCTGGCGGCCGGACTGACCGAAGTGCTAACGGGTCGGCGGCCGCTGCCTTCAGATGAAACCTGCCGGGCGTACGTCTGCGCCCACTACGACTGGCCCGTCATCGCCCGCCGCGTGAAGGCCGTGTATGAGGAGGTACTGTGA
- a CDS encoding glycosyltransferase family 4 protein → MRIACYALVEQHAGSVASANYLILEELLRRGHQVDLFAKADFVRRPEGLERWPNFHYEGVLLERLGALRDRWRPLLRGGLERVVEDWIYRRHLEAIARRVAERHRQQPYDVLLFLGVGAQFEVAGLPAVAWLQGPPQTEWQAIHRLRHRLIELAGRMLYWKLRVFYRHRQRVARRELTRCRAVICGSEWSRQHVIAFGVPAERVFALPYPFDLELFRPEPNVPPRHPGRRTFLWLGRIDPRKRLDLMLEAFALLLEKRRDVHLEIIGRFTYAPEYRRLIEDFPFPEHLTYAPYIARTEVPDLLRSVDVIVQPSEDENFGSTVAEALCCGKPVVVGPTNGTGEYCGAAAFRFERYTPASLCAALEAALQAIETDPAGLAAMARQIAEEQFEVRRVVDRLEEILTWTAGVQSLREPARQTG, encoded by the coding sequence ATGCGGATTGCCTGTTACGCGCTGGTGGAGCAGCACGCCGGGAGCGTGGCGTCGGCCAACTACCTGATTCTGGAGGAACTGCTGCGGCGGGGGCATCAGGTGGACCTGTTCGCCAAGGCCGACTTTGTGCGTCGGCCGGAAGGGCTGGAACGCTGGCCGAATTTCCACTACGAAGGCGTGTTGCTGGAGCGGTTGGGGGCGTTGCGCGACCGGTGGCGTCCGCTCCTTCGTGGCGGTCTGGAACGTGTGGTGGAAGACTGGATCTATCGCCGACATCTGGAGGCCATTGCCCGTCGGGTAGCCGAACGGCACCGACAGCAGCCCTACGACGTGTTGCTGTTTCTGGGCGTGGGGGCTCAGTTCGAGGTGGCGGGGCTTCCGGCGGTGGCCTGGTTGCAGGGCCCTCCGCAGACCGAATGGCAGGCGATCCATCGGCTCCGGCACCGACTGATCGAACTGGCCGGCCGGATGCTCTACTGGAAGCTCCGGGTCTTTTACCGACACCGGCAGCGCGTGGCGCGACGTGAGCTGACCCGCTGCCGGGCCGTGATCTGCGGCAGTGAATGGAGTCGGCAGCACGTGATCGCCTTTGGCGTGCCAGCCGAGCGTGTGTTCGCGCTGCCCTATCCGTTCGATCTGGAGCTGTTTCGGCCTGAGCCGAACGTACCGCCAAGGCATCCGGGCCGACGGACGTTCCTCTGGCTGGGGCGTATCGACCCGCGCAAGCGACTGGATCTGATGCTGGAAGCCTTTGCCCTGCTGCTGGAAAAACGCCGCGACGTGCATCTGGAGATCATCGGACGCTTCACCTATGCCCCCGAGTACCGGCGGCTGATCGAGGATTTTCCGTTCCCGGAGCATCTGACCTACGCGCCTTATATCGCGCGAACCGAAGTGCCGGATCTGCTGCGTTCGGTAGATGTGATTGTGCAGCCCAGCGAAGACGAAAATTTTGGTTCCACGGTGGCCGAGGCGCTCTGCTGCGGCAAGCCCGTGGTGGTGGGTCCCACGAACGGCACCGGCGAATACTGCGGAGCGGCTGCTTTTCGGTTCGAACGCTACACGCCCGCGTCGCTCTGCGCGGCGCTGGAGGCTGCGCTGCAGGCTATCGAAACCGATCCGGCCGGCCTGGCGGCCATGGCCCGTCAGATCGCGGAGGAGCAGTTCGAGGTGCGCCGGGTGGTGGATCGGCTGGAGGAGATTCTGACGTGGACGGCAGGCGTGCAGTCCCTTCGGGAGCCGGCACGGCAGACCGGATGA
- a CDS encoding glycosyltransferase: protein MKLLVISHACVTPINQDFWSFVMHKYGWNIDLVVPETWRGEYGLVAAQRWKSFTGRIWKLPVLFSGSVPLHIYRARLDKVIEKVDPDVVYVHHEPYGLATFQWYLANKIAKSVPIGFFSWQNILKNYPLPIQVGEQWVYRNSSFAFVGSKGAEEVLREKGYKGPVYYKPGFVNLDIYKPYPEEARKIRRELGVEDKYVIGFVGRLVREKGVVTLVKALGLLDDRLDWVCFFIGKGNLLDFLKSESVRLGIDRRVIFMDYIKHENIPYYLSLMDLLILPSETQKNWKEQFGRVIIEAMACGTPVIGSSCGEIPHLIQKTGGGLIFREGNYEELAECIVKLLNDEALRNNLVIRGGNVVRNEYSLEAVASAFVCNLKRVLRGF from the coding sequence TGGGTGGAATATAGATCTTGTTGTTCCAGAAACATGGAGAGGAGAATATGGTCTTGTTGCTGCACAGAGATGGAAGAGCTTTACAGGCAGAATATGGAAGTTACCTGTTTTATTTTCAGGATCTGTTCCATTGCATATTTACAGGGCAAGACTTGACAAAGTGATCGAGAAAGTTGATCCAGATGTTGTATATGTCCATCATGAGCCTTACGGACTGGCAACTTTCCAATGGTATCTGGCTAATAAGATCGCAAAAAGTGTTCCCATAGGTTTTTTTTCATGGCAGAACATTCTGAAGAATTATCCGCTACCTATCCAGGTGGGAGAACAATGGGTTTATAGAAATAGCAGTTTTGCTTTTGTGGGTTCTAAAGGAGCCGAAGAAGTGTTGCGCGAGAAAGGATATAAAGGACCAGTATATTACAAGCCGGGCTTTGTGAATCTCGATATATACAAGCCATATCCGGAGGAAGCCAGAAAAATAAGGAGAGAATTAGGTGTTGAAGATAAATATGTTATAGGTTTTGTTGGTAGATTAGTAAGGGAAAAAGGTGTTGTTACTTTAGTTAAGGCTCTGGGCTTGCTTGATGATAGGCTTGATTGGGTATGTTTTTTTATCGGAAAGGGAAACTTGTTAGATTTTTTAAAGAGCGAGTCTGTGCGTCTGGGAATTGATAGAAGAGTAATATTTATGGATTACATTAAGCATGAAAATATCCCTTATTATCTGTCTTTGATGGATTTGTTGATTCTGCCTTCTGAAACTCAAAAAAACTGGAAAGAGCAATTTGGGCGCGTCATTATTGAGGCAATGGCCTGTGGGACACCAGTGATTGGTTCAAGTTGTGGAGAAATACCTCATCTTATCCAGAAGACAGGAGGCGGATTGATCTTCCGTGAAGGAAATTACGAAGAGTTAGCTGAGTGTATTGTTAAATTGTTGAATGATGAAGCGCTTAGAAACAACCTGGTAATCAGAGGTGGCAATGTGGTTAGAAATGAATATTCTCTGGAAGCTGTAGCTTCAGCCTTTGTCTGTAATCTTAAGCGCGTTCTGAGAGGATTTTAA